From the Fimbriimonadia bacterium genome, the window CGGTGCGCACCGTACCGCTTCCCATTCGTCCCCCCGACCACGACACTCGAACCGGATAATCATGAATGCTGGACATGTCCCTATTATCACCTGATTTGGGGTTTGGGAGTCGATTCGGTCCCCGTCTGCCGGCGCCGCACCAATCGGGGAGGGCGGTTGGCAGCGGAATCGGGCTCAGGTACAGTATCCAGTAGAGGATGAGCGGGAAGTCAGCAAGAACGTCCGCAGACCGCCGAAACGCGGGGCGAAGGCGGGCCTCCAATCCCGTCAAGAGGCGCGTCAAACGCGCTCTCTCGTGGGTTGCGTTCATCCTGCTGAGCGCCTTCCTCCTCGGCTCGGTGTATTTCGGCGTGCTGCTCTATCGGGCCGACCAGACCATCCAGAGCATCTATGAGATCACGGCTCGCTCCGTATCCAAGCCCACTGTCTTCGCGAGCTCCGACGGCGTGCGCCTCGCAGAGTTTCGCACTGCATATCAAGAGCCGGCGAAGCTGGAAGAGATACCGAAGCACCTGCAGAACGCCACGATTGCGGCTGAAGATCGCCGCTTCTGGCAGCACTCGGGAGTAGACCCCGTCGCCATGGTTCGCGCGGGCTGGTCCATGCTGAGGGGCGGCTCTCTTCAGGGAGGAAGCACGCTGGCACAGCAACTTGCCAAGCGTCTATTCACCACCCAGGAGCGCACTATCGGGCGAAAGCTGCAAGATATGGCGCTGGCCATCCAGCTCGAGCGCCGGCTCACCAAACAAGAGATTCTGCGGCTCTATCTGAACCAGGTCTATTACGGCGGCGGCGCGTACGGGGTGAAGGCCGCAGCAGACATTTATTTCGACAAGCCGCTCAACCAACTCACACTCGGCGAGTGCGCGCTTCTCGCGCGACTCCCTCGCAGACCCTCGACCGAGAACCCGTTCGTCAGCAAAGAAGCGGCTCTGAGGAACCGCGACGTAGTGCTGGACCTCATGCGGGAGCAGGGGCTGATCGAAGCAGACGAGGCCGAAGCGGCGAAGCAGGAGAAGCCTCGTTTTGCAAGCAAGCGACCGTCCCTGGTGTCGCGGTGGCAAGCTCCCTACGCGGTGTCCGAGGCCATGCGCGAGCTGCGTGGCGTGATGGACCCGGAGCAACTCTATGCAGGCGGTTACCGCGTCGAGCTGACCATCAACATGAAGATGCAGTCAGCTGCAGAAGCCGCGCTGGCCGATGCGCTTAGGCAGTATCGCCGTCGCGGTGTGAGCGAGGGCGCCTCGATGGTAATGGACACTAACGGGCGCACGCTGGTGATGATCGGAGGGTCCAGCTTCGGCCGCAGCCAGTTCAATACGATAACTCAGGGCCACCGTCAACCCGGGTCGTCGTTCAAGCCGCTCATGTACGCCGTCGGTTTCGAGCTGGGCATACTGGGGCCGGAAGAGAGGGTGAGCGACAGCAAGAAGAGCTATCCGACCGGAGTGCCCGGACGTTTCTACACTCCATCCAACGCGGACGGCAGGTACATGGGCAGCATCACCGTCCGCACCGCCCTGCGCCTCTCCAGGAACTGCGCCGCTGTATACGCAAACTCCCTTATCGGCCCAAGACGGGCTGCCGACGAGATCACGGCACGTTTCGGCTTTCGCAGCAAGATTGAGCCGGTGTTGTCGCTCCCGCTCGGCGCGTCTGCGGTACGGCCGATCGAGATGGTGGAAGCCTTCAGCACCTTCGCTACGGGCGGCACCCGCGTCCGACCCTACCTCGTTGAGCGCGTGCTGACGCCAGAGGGTGTGACCGTTCATCGCGGTTCTGCTCAGATGTGGCGGGGGGTGATCAGCGTCACCACGGCTCAGGCGATGGACTCCATCTTGCGAGACGCGGTGACGCGAGGAACGGGCAGCGGGGCGCGAAGCGTGGAGGGCGCACGTGGCAAGACGGGAACCACTTCGGACCACCGCGATGCCTGGTTCATCGGCTACGCTGGCAACCATATCGGTGTGGTGTGGGTGGGCAACCCGCTGTATCTCGAGAATGAGAAACGGTGGGTGTACCGGCCGATGCCTGGCATTTACGGGGGTACGGTCCCGGTCACCGTGTGGGCCAGGATGATGAACGCCGTCATCCGTATCGCTGGCTCGCCCGATCGTCCTGAGCCGGAGTCCGAGAGCCGCCGCGACATGGTGGTGGTCTCAGTGTGCGAAGAGACGGGGCAGGTAGCCACGAAATATTGCCCCTCCACTGTACGCCGCTCGTTCGTCGCGGGAACGCAGCCGACCA encodes:
- a CDS encoding transglycosylase domain-containing protein, which translates into the protein MSGKSARTSADRRNAGRRRASNPVKRRVKRALSWVAFILLSAFLLGSVYFGVLLYRADQTIQSIYEITARSVSKPTVFASSDGVRLAEFRTAYQEPAKLEEIPKHLQNATIAAEDRRFWQHSGVDPVAMVRAGWSMLRGGSLQGGSTLAQQLAKRLFTTQERTIGRKLQDMALAIQLERRLTKQEILRLYLNQVYYGGGAYGVKAAADIYFDKPLNQLTLGECALLARLPRRPSTENPFVSKEAALRNRDVVLDLMREQGLIEADEAEAAKQEKPRFASKRPSLVSRWQAPYAVSEAMRELRGVMDPEQLYAGGYRVELTINMKMQSAAEAALADALRQYRRRGVSEGASMVMDTNGRTLVMIGGSSFGRSQFNTITQGHRQPGSSFKPLMYAVGFELGILGPEERVSDSKKSYPTGVPGRFYTPSNADGRYMGSITVRTALRLSRNCAAVYANSLIGPRRAADEITARFGFRSKIEPVLSLPLGASAVRPIEMVEAFSTFATGGTRVRPYLVERVLTPEGVTVHRGSAQMWRGVISVTTAQAMDSILRDAVTRGTGSGARSVEGARGKTGTTSDHRDAWFIGYAGNHIGVVWVGNPLYLENEKRWVYRPMPGIYGGTVPVTVWARMMNAVIRIAGSPDRPEPESESRRDMVVVSVCEETGQVATKYCPSTVRRSFVAGTQPTSACPVHVGEDEPVVTVDEPAVRSGVEPPVQEVQPPGLGRGEVTIWICAESGKPANAYCPEAIPRRFPKDRVPPGLCDLHGPGRPR